In bacterium, a genomic segment contains:
- the plsY gene encoding glycerol-3-phosphate 1-O-acyltransferase PlsY — translation MIAETLITLVLAFFAGSVPFALLTTRWLGRPDPRLSGSGNIGATNVLRTSGKTAGIATLAGDILKGTLAVYLLPLLLAAPEESRPIASLAAAGAVCGHIFSPFAGFKGGKGVATGLGAMAVLTPAPVAIAALVFAGAVALTRYVALGSMLGAVAVPVAALLTGAPPPYPLTATVIGLLIIWRHKENIRRLLQGEENRLGGGRPAAEDKKP, via the coding sequence TTGATCGCCGAAACCCTGATCACGCTTGTGCTGGCGTTTTTCGCCGGCTCCGTTCCCTTTGCGCTGCTCACCACCCGGTGGCTCGGCCGGCCCGACCCCCGGCTTTCGGGAAGCGGGAATATCGGGGCCACCAACGTGCTCCGCACCAGCGGAAAGACGGCGGGCATCGCCACGCTGGCGGGCGATATCCTGAAGGGCACCCTGGCCGTTTACCTCCTTCCGCTCCTTCTCGCCGCTCCCGAGGAAAGCCGCCCGATTGCGAGCCTCGCGGCCGCTGGAGCGGTCTGCGGCCACATTTTCTCGCCCTTCGCCGGCTTTAAGGGAGGAAAGGGCGTCGCCACGGGCCTGGGGGCGATGGCGGTGCTCACGCCCGCTCCCGTGGCCATTGCCGCCCTCGTGTTCGCCGGGGCGGTCGCCCTCACCCGGTATGTCGCGCTCGGCTCCATGCTCGGCGCCGTGGCGGTTCCCGTCGCGGCCCTGCTCACAGGAGCACCGCCCCCCTATCCGCTCACGGCAACGGTGATCGGCCTGCTCATCATCTGGCGGCACAAGGAGAACATCCGGCGTCTCCTCCAGGGCGAGGAGAACCGCCTGGGCGGGGGCCGCCCCGCCGCGGAAGACAAGAAGCCATGA
- a CDS encoding inorganic phosphate transporter, with product MSSQTILVILACAFAAYMAWNIGANDVANAMAPAVGSGILSLKNALWIAAIAEFSGAVLVGSSVTSTIRKGIVNPAIFEGEPILFVIGMTAALLGAALWLHAATTLGLPVSTTHSIVGAVIGFGLVAKGAAGLNYGVLTSIVLSWLISPVVGGLLGFLIFYLVRAYILGMEEPDHATRKYAPFILFVTVVVLLQSFVFKAMKNLKLPVTFGSVLLVGVIVGALVFFVARYFFRRDSALLRRDLTDRFFTFLLIVTSGYVAFAHGANDVANAVGPLAAVLDVARSGSLASRVPVPWWVLVFGGVGIVSGLAIAGGKVMATIGKNITEITPQNGFAAQFAAATTVLICSQIGLPISTTHTLVGSVIGVGMARGIRALNLRVIRNIISSWLLTLPFAAGVTMLIYRILESFLN from the coding sequence ATGTCTTCACAAACGATTCTTGTAATACTCGCATGCGCCTTTGCCGCCTACATGGCGTGGAACATCGGTGCCAACGATGTGGCCAACGCCATGGCGCCAGCGGTAGGCAGCGGCATTCTGTCCCTGAAAAATGCGCTGTGGATCGCCGCCATCGCGGAATTTTCCGGCGCCGTTCTCGTCGGCAGCTCCGTCACGTCCACCATCCGCAAAGGCATCGTCAACCCCGCTATTTTCGAGGGAGAGCCCATCCTCTTCGTCATCGGGATGACGGCGGCCCTGCTGGGCGCCGCCCTTTGGCTGCATGCCGCGACCACGCTGGGCCTTCCGGTCTCCACGACCCATTCCATCGTGGGGGCGGTCATCGGCTTCGGGCTGGTGGCCAAGGGCGCGGCCGGGCTGAACTATGGCGTGCTGACCAGCATCGTTCTCAGCTGGCTCATATCGCCGGTCGTGGGCGGTCTCCTGGGATTCCTCATTTTCTACCTGGTCCGGGCGTATATCCTGGGGATGGAGGAACCCGACCATGCGACGCGAAAATACGCGCCCTTCATTCTTTTCGTGACGGTGGTGGTTCTTCTGCAGTCGTTCGTATTCAAGGCCATGAAAAACCTGAAGCTCCCCGTCACTTTCGGGTCGGTCCTTCTCGTCGGGGTGATTGTGGGGGCGCTCGTCTTTTTTGTCGCGCGTTATTTTTTTCGCCGGGATTCGGCGCTGCTGCGGCGCGATCTGACCGATCGTTTTTTCACGTTCCTCCTCATTGTCACGAGCGGATATGTCGCCTTTGCGCACGGCGCGAATGACGTGGCGAACGCAGTGGGGCCCCTTGCGGCGGTGCTCGATGTCGCCCGAAGCGGTTCGCTCGCTTCCAGGGTGCCGGTGCCGTGGTGGGTGCTCGTTTTTGGCGGTGTGGGAATCGTGTCGGGGCTCGCAATCGCGGGGGGCAAGGTGATGGCCACGATTGGCAAGAATATTACGGAAATCACCCCGCAAAACGGCTTCGCGGCCCAGTTCGCCGCGGCCACGACGGTCCTGATTTGCTCCCAGATCGGACTTCCCATTTCGACGACCCACACCCTGGTGGGCTCGGTCATCGGCGTCGGAATGGCGCGCGGCATCCGGGCGCTGAACCTGCGGGTCATCCGCAACATCATTTCATCCTGGCTGTTGACCCTTCCTTTTGCGGCCGGCGTAACGATGCTGATTTACCGGATTCTGGAATCTTTCCTGAACTAA
- a CDS encoding TIGR00153 family protein, with translation MRAIVQLFAKSPFRALQEHMSKGTDCVKIVRPMFEALLNGDQAKVESLAKEISKLEHKADEIKNQIRDTLPRSIFLPVNRADFLSVLSQQDSIPDTVEDIAFLLTVRRVQTPSSWREPLLKYVDTCVETHLVSAEVIQSLESLVEVGMGGAEAVSLQKKIDSVGQLEWSADKAQFEMLRLMFDMEDEMKPVDIFWWSKIFREIGDIANYSEKTADRIRLMLYQK, from the coding sequence ATGCGCGCCATCGTTCAACTCTTTGCAAAATCGCCCTTCCGCGCCCTTCAGGAGCACATGTCCAAGGGGACGGATTGCGTGAAAATAGTCCGGCCCATGTTCGAGGCGCTCCTGAACGGCGACCAGGCGAAGGTGGAATCCCTGGCCAAGGAAATTTCGAAGCTCGAGCATAAAGCCGACGAGATCAAGAACCAGATACGCGATACGCTCCCCCGGAGCATTTTTCTTCCCGTCAATCGCGCCGATTTTCTGAGCGTACTGTCCCAACAGGACAGTATCCCCGATACGGTCGAGGACATCGCCTTTCTTCTCACGGTCCGGCGCGTGCAGACGCCTTCCTCCTGGCGGGAGCCCCTCCTGAAATACGTGGACACCTGCGTCGAGACGCACCTGGTTTCGGCGGAGGTGATTCAGTCTCTGGAGAGTCTCGTCGAGGTCGGCATGGGGGGGGCCGAGGCCGTCTCCTTGCAGAAGAAAATCGACAGCGTCGGGCAGCTGGAATGGAGTGCGGACAAGGCCCAGTTCGAGATGCTCCGGCTGATGTTCGACATGGAAGACGAAATGAAGCCCGTGGACATTTTCTGGTGGTCGAAAATTTTCCGGGAGATTGGCGATATCGCCAACTACTCGGAGAAGACGGCCGACCGCATTCGTCTGATGCTTTATCAGAAGTAA
- the pgsA gene encoding CDP-diacylglycerol--glycerol-3-phosphate 3-phosphatidyltransferase, with translation MTRTGSGQPQETSENNAEESWRESASRLIASGGKERLTLANRLTLARILMLPLLVLFLLQGSSTAHLAAGALFILSAFTDWLDGYLARRRGQITPLGEILDPVADKLLITAALLPLVAIGEVDAWIAGIILGREFLVTALRAVALKQGLVAPAGIIGKWKMGLEVAAITALILQILPPLGTVLIWAAMLAAIISAVDYFRHILRELV, from the coding sequence ATGACGAGAACAGGCTCCGGACAGCCGCAAGAGACGAGCGAAAACAACGCCGAGGAGAGTTGGCGGGAGTCTGCCTCCCGGCTAATCGCCAGCGGGGGAAAAGAGCGCCTCACCCTCGCGAACCGCCTGACGCTGGCCCGCATCTTGATGCTTCCCCTTCTGGTTCTTTTTCTTCTTCAGGGCTCGTCCACCGCCCACCTGGCGGCCGGTGCGCTTTTTATTCTGTCCGCGTTCACCGACTGGCTCGACGGATATCTCGCTCGCAGGCGGGGTCAGATTACGCCGCTGGGCGAAATTCTCGACCCGGTAGCCGACAAACTGCTCATCACGGCGGCCCTCCTCCCCCTGGTTGCGATCGGTGAGGTGGACGCCTGGATCGCCGGTATCATTCTCGGAAGGGAATTTCTGGTCACCGCCCTTCGTGCCGTCGCGCTCAAGCAAGGACTGGTGGCCCCCGCTGGCATTATCGGAAAATGGAAAATGGGCCTTGAGGTCGCGGCCATCACCGCGCTCATCCTTCAGATTTTGCCCCCTCTGGGGACCGTTCTGATCTGGGCGGCCATGCTGGCCGCCATCATCTCGGCGGTGGATTATTTTCGCCATATCTTGCGGGAACTCGTTTGA
- a CDS encoding xanthine dehydrogenase family protein molybdopterin-binding subunit: MTEIEGGKVIGQRLPFVDGVEKVTGATTYIDDIRLPGMLVGKALRSPHPHARILNIDTSAAERLPGVYAVLSRNNTPNAPFGIIDKDETAFCREKVRYIGDEVAAVAAVDEDTARHALGLIKVDYEVLPAAVDPFAALEEGAPLVHDNIAGNIANQFHVTRGEVDAAFDVADATFEEDYHTHLAHQAYIEPTGCVAKWYPDGKVDIWGCLQSAFVIRTFMISPVTGVAPDNLRVMVTKPGGAFGGKLDVKAALLATMLARAAEKPVRFLLSLQEDLISMRPRMPVHIYLQSAFRKDGKLLGKRVRIIAENGAYSSLSPAIMSSIALRTDNLYRTPAVDIEGKLVYTNVCPSGQMRGFGNVQATFAWESHMDTAAEGLGIDPVALRMKNYTEKGDLSIHGWKIASCGVAEATRFAADSIGWGEKRIPKGGKKTGRGVGLASTIHVTGNKGFAVALGTTDEEPSGAEVRIDENGKVEIWSGESDLGQGSASVMAFIAAEELGIPVEDISVPPTDTGCMPFGFGAFASRITLIGGNAVKLAAADAREKLLLAAADVLEASAGELQIVGREISVAGLPERKTTVAEVVKHAGGLIRGEGTWFAGGEPLGKDKYGNPSTTYSFGVQAVEVEVDTETGVVRVLRVAAGHDPGRVLNRLGAEGQVEGGAIQAMSYSMMEGLAPQEGRIRGVNFHDYLIATSMDAPPVAHHFVETIDPHGPYGAKGLAETAINPTSAAIANAVFNATGAKIRSLPMTPERVLEAIRETRKA; the protein is encoded by the coding sequence ATGACGGAGATCGAAGGAGGGAAGGTCATCGGCCAGCGCCTTCCGTTCGTGGATGGCGTCGAGAAGGTCACGGGGGCGACAACGTACATTGACGATATCCGCCTTCCGGGGATGCTGGTGGGCAAGGCGCTCCGGAGCCCGCATCCGCACGCCCGCATCCTGAACATCGACACCTCGGCGGCGGAGCGGCTTCCCGGCGTCTATGCCGTCCTCTCGCGCAACAACACCCCGAACGCGCCCTTCGGCATCATCGACAAGGATGAAACCGCTTTTTGCCGGGAGAAGGTTCGCTACATCGGGGATGAGGTGGCCGCCGTCGCCGCCGTGGACGAGGACACCGCCCGGCACGCCCTCGGCCTGATCAAGGTGGACTATGAAGTGCTTCCGGCGGCGGTTGATCCTTTCGCCGCGCTGGAAGAGGGCGCCCCTCTTGTCCATGACAACATTGCGGGGAATATCGCCAATCAGTTCCACGTGACCCGCGGCGAGGTGGACGCCGCCTTCGATGTGGCCGATGCCACCTTCGAGGAGGACTATCACACCCATCTGGCCCATCAGGCCTATATCGAGCCCACGGGCTGCGTGGCGAAGTGGTACCCGGATGGGAAAGTGGACATCTGGGGCTGTCTCCAGTCCGCGTTTGTCATCCGCACTTTCATGATCTCCCCCGTCACGGGGGTCGCCCCCGATAACCTGCGGGTCATGGTGACGAAGCCGGGAGGCGCCTTCGGCGGCAAGCTGGACGTGAAGGCGGCCCTTCTGGCCACCATGCTGGCCCGAGCGGCCGAAAAGCCCGTCCGGTTCCTGCTCTCCCTGCAGGAGGATCTCATCAGCATGCGGCCGCGGATGCCGGTGCATATTTACCTGCAATCCGCCTTCCGGAAGGACGGCAAGCTCCTCGGCAAGCGCGTCCGCATCATCGCCGAAAACGGCGCCTACAGTTCCCTCTCTCCGGCGATCATGAGCTCCATCGCCCTTCGGACGGACAACCTCTACCGCACGCCCGCGGTCGATATCGAGGGGAAGCTCGTCTACACGAACGTCTGTCCCTCGGGCCAGATGCGCGGATTCGGCAACGTGCAGGCGACCTTCGCATGGGAGTCGCACATGGACACCGCCGCCGAAGGGCTGGGGATCGACCCGGTGGCGCTGCGCATGAAGAACTACACCGAGAAGGGGGACCTTTCGATCCACGGCTGGAAGATCGCGAGCTGCGGCGTCGCCGAGGCGACGCGCTTCGCCGCGGATTCCATCGGATGGGGCGAAAAGAGAATCCCGAAGGGCGGAAAGAAGACGGGACGCGGCGTGGGGCTGGCCAGCACGATTCACGTCACGGGCAACAAGGGGTTCGCCGTCGCCCTGGGGACGACCGACGAGGAACCCTCCGGCGCGGAAGTCCGCATTGATGAAAACGGAAAAGTGGAGATCTGGTCCGGCGAATCCGATCTCGGGCAGGGATCGGCCAGCGTGATGGCCTTTATCGCGGCGGAGGAGCTGGGCATCCCGGTGGAGGATATTTCCGTTCCCCCGACCGATACCGGATGCATGCCGTTCGGGTTTGGCGCTTTTGCCAGCCGGATCACCCTGATCGGCGGCAATGCCGTCAAGCTGGCGGCCGCAGATGCGAGAGAGAAGCTTCTTCTTGCGGCGGCGGATGTTCTGGAGGCTTCGGCGGGTGAACTCCAGATCGTGGGCCGTGAAATCTCCGTCGCGGGCCTTCCGGAGCGGAAGACCACGGTCGCCGAGGTGGTGAAGCACGCCGGGGGTCTGATCCGGGGCGAGGGCACCTGGTTCGCGGGTGGAGAGCCGCTGGGGAAGGACAAATACGGGAACCCCTCGACCACCTATTCCTTCGGCGTCCAGGCGGTGGAGGTGGAGGTGGACACCGAGACCGGCGTTGTGCGGGTGCTGCGGGTTGCGGCGGGGCACGATCCGGGCCGGGTGCTGAACCGGCTCGGGGCCGAGGGCCAGGTCGAGGGCGGCGCCATTCAGGCGATGAGCTATAGCATGATGGAGGGTCTCGCCCCCCAGGAGGGGCGCATCCGGGGTGTCAACTTCCACGACTATCTGATCGCCACCTCGATGGATGCTCCGCCGGTGGCACACCATTTTGTGGAGACCATCGACCCGCACGGGCCCTACGGCGCCAAGGGGCTGGCTGAAACGGCGATCAATCCCACTTCGGCGGCCATCGCGAATGCGGTCTTCAACGCGACGGGGGCCAAAATCAGGAGCTTGCCGATGACGCCCGAACGGGTCCTCGAGGCCATCCGGGAGACCCGCAAAGCATAG
- the bamD gene encoding outer membrane protein assembly factor BamD: protein MTIFPARRKCRHPLPFLALAMLLVLSGCVSRPKDQASPGELLILGQEDLKAERFEQARAAFKRLLREFPDSKHRRVALLNLADSFYKTEEYIEAKVQYAEFVQLYPISTQTPKAYYFLAMSDYNLALSYDRDQSASIEALKNFEILIKRFPKSEHVADAKKKKVALLKKIGRHELFIARFFFNRGQRQSAIPRLREVIRKYHDAPEVRAEAMYYLGESYRQEESFKKSTEAFRNLITQYPSSSFAQRAYDILLTLAKRK, encoded by the coding sequence ATGACAATCTTTCCCGCCCGCCGAAAATGCCGCCATCCGCTGCCCTTCCTTGCCCTGGCCATGCTCTTGGTCCTGTCCGGGTGCGTCTCCCGGCCCAAGGATCAAGCCTCGCCCGGCGAGTTGCTGATCCTCGGCCAGGAAGACCTGAAGGCCGAGCGCTTCGAACAGGCCCGAGCCGCCTTCAAGCGTCTTCTGCGCGAATTCCCGGACAGCAAACACCGCCGGGTCGCGCTGCTCAACCTGGCCGATTCCTTTTACAAGACCGAAGAATACATCGAGGCCAAGGTTCAGTACGCCGAATTCGTCCAGCTCTACCCGATCAGCACACAGACGCCGAAGGCGTACTATTTCCTCGCTATGTCGGACTACAACCTTGCCCTCTCCTATGACCGGGACCAAAGCGCGTCTATCGAAGCACTGAAGAATTTCGAGATCCTGATCAAACGATTCCCCAAGTCGGAGCATGTGGCGGACGCGAAGAAGAAAAAGGTTGCCCTCCTGAAGAAAATAGGGCGTCATGAGCTGTTCATCGCCCGTTTCTTTTTCAACCGGGGGCAGCGGCAATCGGCCATTCCCCGGCTCCGCGAAGTCATCCGTAAATACCACGACGCGCCGGAGGTGCGTGCCGAAGCCATGTACTATCTTGGGGAAAGCTACCGGCAGGAGGAGAGCTTCAAAAAATCTACGGAAGCTTTTCGGAATCTGATCACGCAGTACCCCTCTAGTTCTTTTGCGCAACGGGCGTACGATATTCTTCTCACCCTTGCCAAACGAAAGTAA
- a CDS encoding mechanosensitive ion channel: MDFSIRYKYGRSQLAALLLFALFLASAIFFPATPAAGAPASGGPKSASPGLSADAGQINRLISRIEDPAQRAALIQELRLLLQMQGKNEKKEKKAPAASGTFAGRLLRRLDTSLSRSLKSFEEIPRKIQKELALWKRTFSQKYAYWTAFRFLAAGALAFILFFLFHRFLNRYLLPPKEAGDDGWKTRVRKSIRHWLESILPAGITLLAGSFLVTLLGFSPVGKEIFLLILWAFFLQGFLLGGSAALLTPERPSWRLLPISDSDAAYFSLWARRFILVWVWGAALSEIAAAAWLDNALAGGIAHLYRLVLFLQVLVLISQQRERVRTLLSIGESDKTAASLKLVIGAWNILAARWHFLAILYCAAFFFLWSTGSELEIRYFLTSSLLTILVVCAAFVLHQLVLMGIRWLFAISDRLSYLIPGIEQRANRYTPIVSWTFGLLIWGMALIFAMGAWGLPAIQILFSGPVLVAIQSLAQFVITLAIAVSLIEAAQAVIEYFLEGRKDERGQPIAPTPQQKTLLPLGFTVVKWTVIAVTAMVILGQFGVNIGPVLAGAGILGLAVGFGAQSLVKDIITGVFMLIEDNIAVGDVVRVKDTAGLVESFNLRSVQLRDYDGNVHVIPNSAIDVVTNFTKEYSRSVFDIGVAYRENVDEVINVIREVAEKMREDADWKDIILEPVEIAGVEKFDSSAVIIRGRFKTQPIQQWSVRREFHRRIKNAFDARGIEIPFPYRTLTWAEPKPGNTPAASPGPGGSSVQPDTPGPTESVGR; encoded by the coding sequence ATGGATTTTTCGATACGGTACAAATACGGGAGGAGTCAGCTGGCCGCTTTGCTGCTTTTCGCGCTTTTCCTGGCATCCGCCATCTTCTTCCCGGCGACCCCGGCGGCCGGTGCACCGGCTTCCGGCGGCCCCAAAAGCGCCTCCCCCGGCCTCTCCGCGGATGCAGGTCAAATCAACCGCCTGATATCGCGCATCGAGGACCCGGCGCAGCGGGCCGCCCTCATCCAGGAACTTCGCCTTCTGCTCCAAATGCAGGGGAAAAATGAAAAAAAAGAGAAAAAAGCGCCCGCCGCTTCCGGCACTTTCGCAGGACGCCTTTTGAGGAGGCTGGACACTTCTCTCTCCCGGAGTCTCAAGTCATTCGAGGAGATTCCCCGCAAAATCCAAAAAGAGCTTGCCCTGTGGAAGCGGACATTTTCGCAAAAGTACGCCTACTGGACGGCATTCCGGTTTCTGGCCGCAGGTGCTCTCGCTTTTATCCTTTTCTTTCTTTTTCACCGATTCCTCAACAGATACCTTCTACCCCCGAAAGAAGCAGGAGATGACGGCTGGAAAACTCGTGTCCGGAAATCCATTCGCCACTGGCTGGAGTCCATCCTTCCGGCAGGAATAACACTGCTGGCCGGATCGTTCCTCGTCACCCTTCTGGGGTTTTCCCCCGTGGGCAAGGAAATTTTTCTTCTTATTTTATGGGCCTTTTTTCTCCAGGGCTTCCTCCTGGGCGGAAGCGCCGCCCTTTTGACGCCGGAGCGGCCAAGCTGGCGCCTTCTCCCCATTTCCGATTCCGACGCGGCCTACTTCTCCCTCTGGGCCCGCCGATTCATTCTTGTCTGGGTATGGGGCGCCGCACTGTCCGAAATCGCCGCTGCCGCCTGGCTCGACAACGCTCTCGCAGGCGGAATCGCCCACCTGTACCGCCTCGTCCTGTTCCTTCAGGTTCTGGTTTTGATATCGCAGCAGCGCGAACGCGTTCGCACCCTTCTCTCCATCGGCGAATCCGATAAAACGGCCGCTTCACTTAAACTCGTAATCGGCGCCTGGAACATTTTGGCGGCCCGCTGGCACTTCCTGGCCATCCTCTACTGCGCCGCGTTCTTTTTCCTCTGGAGCACCGGCTCGGAACTTGAGATCAGATACTTCCTGACCTCCTCTTTATTGACCATTCTCGTCGTCTGCGCGGCCTTTGTTCTGCACCAATTGGTACTGATGGGGATACGCTGGCTTTTTGCGATCAGCGATCGCCTCAGCTACCTGATTCCGGGGATTGAACAGCGGGCAAACCGCTATACCCCCATTGTTTCATGGACATTCGGCTTACTGATTTGGGGGATGGCCCTCATTTTCGCCATGGGCGCCTGGGGTCTTCCGGCCATCCAGATTCTTTTTTCCGGCCCCGTTCTCGTGGCCATCCAGTCCCTGGCGCAGTTCGTCATCACCTTGGCCATCGCCGTGAGCCTCATCGAAGCGGCGCAGGCCGTCATCGAATACTTCCTGGAGGGGCGGAAAGACGAGAGGGGCCAGCCCATCGCCCCCACGCCCCAGCAAAAGACCCTCCTCCCGCTCGGATTTACGGTCGTCAAATGGACGGTCATTGCCGTGACGGCCATGGTGATCCTGGGGCAATTCGGGGTCAACATCGGCCCTGTCCTGGCCGGCGCCGGCATCCTCGGCCTGGCTGTCGGGTTCGGCGCCCAATCGCTGGTCAAGGACATCATCACCGGGGTCTTCATGCTCATCGAGGACAATATTGCGGTCGGCGACGTCGTGCGCGTGAAAGACACCGCGGGCCTCGTCGAGAGTTTCAACCTGCGATCGGTCCAGCTTCGCGACTACGACGGCAACGTACACGTCATTCCCAACAGCGCGATCGACGTTGTCACGAACTTCACGAAAGAGTACAGCCGATCGGTATTCGATATCGGCGTCGCCTACCGGGAAAACGTGGACGAGGTCATCAATGTGATCCGGGAGGTCGCCGAAAAGATGCGGGAAGACGCGGATTGGAAGGATATTATCCTCGAGCCCGTGGAAATTGCGGGTGTCGAAAAATTCGACAGCTCGGCGGTCATCATCCGCGGCCGCTTCAAAACCCAGCCGATTCAGCAATGGAGCGTGCGGAGAGAATTTCACCGGCGGATCAAAAATGCCTTCGATGCGCGCGGCATCGAGATTCCCTTTCCCTACCGTACCCTCACCTGGGCGGAACCCAAGCCGGGAAACACTCCAGCCGCCTCACCCGGCCCGGGCGGCTCTTCTGTGCAACCGGACACGCCCGGACCCACAGAGAGCGTCGGCAGATAA
- a CDS encoding RNA polymerase sigma factor RpoD/SigA, with product MAEQKRKAKKKQASPPAKKKKTGPKAAAKAKAPLPKPPEPHRPLVKKTKQKPALPAATEDTLAIYLREIRDFPLLVREEEHELAIKSQAQDTEAFNKLIRSNLRYVVSVANKYKGFGLSLEDLINEGNIGLIQAVRRFDPYRGVKLITYAVWWIRQSIMHAIADHTGTVRLPVKQAALANKVRQAYKQLHQELRREPTGQEISEYIHVAIPEIESVMRVSRDYLSLDSPIGENDDTSYLDMMESDNFTPVEEDTFQHSLEEEIEELLQGLDPRERKIIRMRYGFEGEPMTLEDIGQKIGLSRERIRQIEKKAIRRFRARVKNKSLLDYLR from the coding sequence ATGGCCGAACAAAAGCGCAAAGCAAAAAAAAAGCAGGCCTCTCCTCCGGCCAAAAAGAAAAAAACCGGCCCGAAGGCGGCCGCGAAAGCCAAAGCTCCGCTGCCGAAACCTCCCGAGCCCCATAGGCCGCTGGTCAAAAAAACGAAACAAAAACCCGCTCTACCGGCCGCCACCGAGGACACGCTCGCCATCTATCTGCGCGAGATCCGGGATTTTCCGCTCCTGGTTCGGGAAGAGGAGCATGAGCTCGCCATCAAGTCCCAGGCACAGGACACCGAGGCCTTCAACAAGCTCATCCGCTCGAATCTACGATACGTGGTCAGCGTCGCCAACAAATACAAGGGGTTCGGGCTCTCCCTCGAAGATCTCATCAACGAAGGAAACATCGGCCTTATCCAGGCTGTCCGGCGCTTCGACCCGTACCGGGGCGTCAAGCTCATCACCTACGCCGTCTGGTGGATACGTCAAAGCATCATGCACGCCATCGCCGACCACACGGGAACCGTCCGCCTGCCCGTGAAGCAGGCGGCACTCGCGAACAAAGTCCGGCAGGCGTACAAACAGCTTCACCAGGAACTGCGGCGCGAACCGACCGGACAGGAGATTTCCGAGTATATTCACGTCGCCATCCCGGAAATCGAAAGCGTGATGCGGGTTTCGAGAGACTATCTCTCTCTCGATTCCCCGATCGGGGAAAATGACGACACCAGCTACCTCGACATGATGGAATCGGATAATTTCACCCCCGTCGAGGAGGACACATTCCAGCATTCCCTGGAGGAGGAAATCGAGGAGCTCCTTCAGGGCCTCGACCCGAGGGAGCGGAAAATCATCCGGATGCGCTACGGATTCGAGGGGGAGCCGATGACGCTCGAGGATATCGGCCAGAAGATCGGGCTTTCCCGCGAGCGGATCCGGCAGATCGAGAAAAAGGCGATCCGGCGTTTCCGCGCACGGGTGAAAAACAAATCACTGCTGGATTATTTGAGATAG
- a CDS encoding LysM peptidoglycan-binding domain-containing protein, producing the protein YYVDERRDPEKSVQAAATYLKALYKQFGDWHLALAAYNAGENRIARAIQRTGKRSYWAIARTRHISAETKNYVPKFIAGLIIAKNPNVFGFADLNLHPPLRYEIATLPRGMTLQTAARLAQVPMETIWDLNAELRWKMTPPQKGYPLHLPVGRGEGFLQRLAKAPVDPFPVASRYRIQRGDTFGSIAKRFNISLGKLMELNAQIHPRRLKPGTVVMLAQPQSPQKPQEGEPILAGTSPETLTDTTRYRIQPGDTLGTIASRHQVPLSRIVELNPGLHPRRLRPGTVIRLGLLRTRGPGTLIAKADTKVARPASPSHHIVGSGENAWTISRKYGIPMQEFLRLNRLSASSVIFPGDRLRIRQ; encoded by the coding sequence CTACTACGTGGACGAGCGCCGGGACCCGGAAAAATCCGTCCAGGCGGCCGCCACTTATCTGAAAGCCCTCTATAAACAATTCGGCGACTGGCACCTGGCCCTCGCCGCCTACAACGCCGGGGAAAACAGGATAGCGCGCGCCATTCAAAGAACGGGCAAACGCAGCTATTGGGCCATCGCGCGCACACGTCACATCTCGGCGGAAACGAAGAATTACGTCCCCAAGTTCATTGCGGGCCTGATCATTGCGAAAAATCCGAACGTTTTCGGATTTGCCGACCTGAACCTGCATCCGCCGCTTCGCTACGAGATTGCTACTCTTCCCCGGGGGATGACCCTTCAGACCGCAGCGCGGCTGGCCCAGGTGCCCATGGAAACCATTTGGGACTTGAACGCGGAACTGCGATGGAAGATGACGCCACCGCAAAAGGGCTACCCGCTTCATCTGCCGGTGGGCCGGGGGGAGGGTTTTCTCCAGCGCCTGGCGAAAGCGCCTGTCGACCCATTTCCGGTGGCCTCCCGGTACCGCATCCAACGGGGGGACACCTTCGGGTCCATCGCGAAAAGATTCAACATCTCTCTCGGCAAACTGATGGAACTCAACGCACAGATTCATCCCCGGCGCCTTAAGCCTGGCACCGTCGTCATGCTCGCCCAGCCCCAATCCCCACAGAAGCCGCAAGAGGGCGAACCCATTCTGGCCGGCACCTCGCCCGAAACCCTGACAGACACCACCCGCTACCGCATCCAGCCGGGGGATACGCTCGGGACCATCGCCAGCCGCCACCAAGTACCACTCAGCAGGATTGTCGAACTCAATCCGGGGCTTCATCCCCGGCGCCTGCGGCCCGGCACGGTGATACGGCTCGGCCTGCTCCGCACCCGGGGGCCGGGCACTCTCATCGCCAAGGCCGACACGAAGGTGGCGCGCCCCGCCTCCCCCTCTCATCACATCGTTGGATCCGGCGAAAACGCCTGGACGATATCGCGCAAATACGGCATCCCCATGCAGGAGTTCCTTCGCCTGAACCGGCTGTCCGCATCGTCGGTGATTTTTCCGGGCGATCGACTCCGCATCCGCCAATGA